One Ranitomeya variabilis isolate aRanVar5 chromosome 4, aRanVar5.hap1, whole genome shotgun sequence genomic window, TATAAGCAACCTGTAGGGTAAGGCAGTGAAAATACTGCCTAAAGGCATGCAGAGCCAGAACCGAAATAGCCTCCAGAGTGGGTCATAATGTGGGTTAGagagagacccaacgcgtgtcgccacctgcactgggcggcttcatcaggggtaatctCATAGCAAAATATGTGCCACTTAAATATACATGGAAAAATGTCCTTACCAGCCTCAGCTGTGTTGCTGCTTCCAGCCGCACGGTTCAATCAGAGCCATGTGATCTGTTACCCACTGTGCTCTGTCTGCGCATGCTCCAGCGTCAGGCAGCtaatggagcagcacagaggtaACCAAGGAGACCGTGATACTTCCTGTCTAGTGTTTTCTAATACAGTGGAGAAATGTCTGCACATACTCCAGCGTCAGGCAGCTAATGGAGCAGCACAGGGGTAACCAAGGAGACCGTGATACTTCCTGTCTAGTGTTTTCTAATACAGTGGAGAAATGTCTGCACATACTCCAGCGTCAGGCAGCTAATGGAGCAGCACAGGGGTAACCAAGGAGACCGTGATACTTCCTGTCTAGTGTTTTCTAATACAGTGGAGAAATGTCTGCACATACTCCAGTGTCAGGCAGCtaatggagcagcacagaggtaACCAAGGAGACCGTGATACTTCCTGTCTAACGTTTTACAATACAGCGGAGATCCCACTAGTGTCACACAGACACATTGTGAGAGATTCTTGAATACCGGCGCGCCCACCATGTCTTGGTGACTATAGCGCCACTAGAGCGCCATGGAAATACATGAGTGGAACGCACTGTGCATATTAGCGCAAAATGCCGTATTATACACACTCCTATCCGTTGCCATAAGCAACTGAAATACTAAAAAGACCATGAACGGCTGTGTTGCTACTTACAGCCGTGCGATAAATTCAAAACCAATATAGTAAATGGTACATTCCCCACCCCGCTGAGTTCTGTGCATAATGCAGCATCAGACAGCTATTGGTATATGAAAGGGGTTTCCAAGGAGACCATGATACTTCCTGTTACGCATTTACAATCAAGTGGATATCCCACCAGAACTGCACTGGAATACTATCAAAATCAATACTATCAATGACAAAATAACACAGGTGGAACCTTTTCAAATACAATTGAAAAACACTATAGATGCCTTTGAGAAGGAAGTTATAACTAAGAAGAAGCAGAAATATAGGAGGGATCAACTTGATTTCAAAAATGGACGAGCCTATAGGTGGGTGCACAGGGGGAATAAGAGGCCCAGTGCACCTATAGGCACAGTGACTGCTAATTCTAACACCACGTCTGATGTACCATCAAGCGATGATTTTTTATCTTCGGAACTGAGCGACATCGAAGGCGCCACAGGAGGGGCCGCAGGAGGAGGCATGGCTCCAAAGAAACACATGAGAAATTACAAAGCTTGGCCACCCAGGAGTCAACGAGAGACCCGACAGAACAAGAAACGCCAATACTAGATATTGAAACACGGTGTCCACCATCTGTTGGTAAGCTACAAATTATCAATTTGTCAAATTATGTCCTGTCTGAGGCTGAGGTCTCGGTATTGGAAAAGGGTTTGTCCTTTTGCCCTACTAGTGGCTTGGACAAATTTACTTTTATTAAAGACGTGTATCTGTTTTGCAGACAGCTTACTTTTAAGGTTCTTTTTCATCGAACTTCGGATATGGATGACCTTTCCATCTGTGACAGACAAATCCTGCGGGACCTATTGGACTTATTGGacgagggagaggaaggccctattaGACGTAAGTTCACTGGCCGGTTACCATCCCAAGCCACTCCCCCGTTTACATTATGCCCAGCAGTTCAATGTTTTtttgatgctgtatatagggaggttttACAACTTAAATTGGACCCCATTAGGGGTAGAAACATCAGCAGGGATGAACAGTCTATTATAACAAGATTGGGTTCCAATAGGGACTTTGTAATCcgggaggcggacaaggggggtaacctgGTCATTTGGCCAGTTCACCTCTATATCCAGGAGGCTATGCGTCAGCTTGGTAACGCAGATTGTTACCAGATTCTcccctctgaccccacaggtgTCTTTCAGGCAAAACTTAATCGGCTTTTGGACAGTGCATTTGCACATAACATCATTAACAAACGGGAGAAAGAGTTTTTAACCAATCAACATCCTAGGACTCCAACTTTCTAcatgctccccaaggtccacaagtccTTGGAGGCCCCACCAGGTAGGCCAATTGTGTCGGGGATAGGGGGATTACATGAGCGACCCTGCAtctatattgatttttttcttcaacCCCTTGTCCTTAACCTGCAGTCTTATATTAGAGATTCAACTTCTCTTATTTCATTATTGCAGGATTTGGAGGTGCCAACCAATACATGGCTTGTCACTCTGGACGTAGAGTCTCTTTACACGTGCATAAGTCACGACTTGGGGACACAAGCTGTAGCATACTTTTTGGATTTGAATACATCAGGAGACAGGGGACATGATTCTTTTCTGTTGGACCTCTTGTTCTTTGTCTTGGATAGAAATTTCTTTACTTTCGACCGCGCCTTTTACAGGCAAGtgagggggactgccatgggggcacggtgtgccccggcttatgccaacctcttttttggggtggtgggaggcgaccagggtgtactgtctggagggatATGCCAAGCATGTTATCAAATGGCTacggtatattgatgatattttgttcctctggacaggcaccctggaagaGTGTCAGGACTTTGTCAATACACTGAATGACAATCCTTGGAACATTCGACTGACATCCCAATACTCCCAAGGCGACATCGAATTTCTGGACCTTAAACTCAGTGTAATGGAAACAAGGATTGTGACTACTCTTTATCGGAAACCTACGGCCACTAACAGCCTTCTTCACTTCACTAGTTTCCATCCCCAACATCTCAAAAGAGGAATCCCCAAGGGACAGTTCTATAGAGTGAAGAGGAACTGCAGTCGTGTGGGGGACTTTGAGGAACATTCCCGGGAGCTCACTACACGGTTTCGTGAACGTGGTTACCCACACAAGGTAATATCACAGGCTTTTGTTGCGGCAAAAAGTAGTGACAGGGCGGGCCTGTTACAAACTCGGGCCAAAACCACCAACAAACCCCTTGGGGTAATTACTGCCTACAATAATCAATGGAAGGATGTAGGGAATATCCTCTCCAAGTATTGGGGCATTTTACGGAGCGAGTCCAAACTCCATCCCCACATTGCTGCTCAGCCTAGTTTAATAGCTAGGAGGGCAAGAAACCTGAGGGATTGTCTGAGCCACAGTCATTTTCAGCGGCCCACAAAAAGACTAAATAGGGGGGCCAGACTGGTGGGGACATTCCCTTGCGGGAATTGCAATATATGCCCTTTCATGGTTGGTAATGAGCCCATTACTGTATCCTCTTTGCCTTTACAGATCACCACCAAGGCATATTTCAACTGCAAATCCCGTAATCTGGTTTACGCACTTATTTGCCCTTGCCGCAAGGTGTATGTCGGTCAGACCACACAGGAACTGAGGAAACGTACCCAGCAGCACTTCTCAAATGTTCGTACCGCGAGGGCGGACAAAGCTAAAGGAAAGACTTTAACATCGGTGGCCGCACATTATCTGGCCGAACATGACTCCCAACTGGTGGACACCAGGATATTAGGATTGGAAGGTGTACGAACGAACATTAGAGGGGGAAATGTCACCCTGGAACTTTTGAGGCGTGAATCAAAATGGATTTTTCAACTGAATTGCCTAACCCCCTTGGGTTTGAATGAGGATCTTTTGTTTACTGGGTTCTATAAACAGATTTAAGATTTATGTTTCCTATTATTAGTGGCCTCCTCTGGACAAATCTATTGGTACACTTTTTTCAGCATGTTGGTACGATCGTTTATTCAACATTTAATTTGCTTTCTGTATCTTGTTGGCCTTATTTTGGCCAATTTTTCTGCTATATAATAACTGTTTGTAGATACTTGGTATTCTTTGAATATGTTCTTGGTAGTTCACCTGTACCTGCATCCATTTGGTGCCATAGGCAACTGTGCCCCATGATAAGTGGGCCTTCGGAGGCTAGGCTCGCCTCCTTTTTCATATGCTTCATATTGCACTGCTATGAGATACTGAGCGTTTGGCATTGGGTTGTATTACCCTAATAATCTTCTAAGTAACCTTTTTACCTGGTAGACCTTACATGTTTCTGAGGGTCTGATGTTACTAAACATATCATGGCACCCTATGTGGAAGCCTTGGTAAATTCGCTGCTCCAATGTGGGGACTACTCACCTGGTTATTGCTGACATACATGTCAGCACCTTCAGTTGTTGCATTTGATGCAATGTATCTGCAGGGGTGGCGCAGCTCAAGGGCCAGCACATTGGTGTGATTGTTGTCCTTAGTACATGTACTTTGCGTCGACCTCTTGTGCATCAAGAGTTCATTAAATCATTTGTGTTCAGCAGAAGTGCCCCTGTGTATTTTTTGCACGGTGTGAGTTTCAGCaacaaatggtttttttttttttttttgtttttttttttttgttttttttcttaaaaactCAGTCATTACCGTATCTGCAGCACTACACCCATTGGGTTCAGTAATCCATTTGTATAGCAATTTAATAACTAATCGTGTGTGATTGCATACGTCTGGGTCCAGTACATTGGTAGTATCGCTCAATATTTTATTTCAGGTGCGCGCTTGGTCACTATGGCGTTCCGTGGCAGCATGCGGCATGTGTTTTATACACAAACTCCTTCGTCTGTGTACATAGAGCAGATTAGCGGCAATATTGGTACCATGACATGTGGGATGCACTGATATACAACATTGTCTGATAGTATTCCAGTGCAGTTCTGGTGGGATATCCACTTGATTGTAAATGCGTAACAGGAAGTATCATGGTCTCCTTGGAAACCCCTTTCATATACCAATAGCTGTCTGATGCTGCATTATGCACAGAACTCAGCGGGGTGGGGAATGTACCATTTACTATATTGGTTTTGAATTTATCGCACGGCTGTAAGTAGCAACACAGCCGTTCATGGTCTTTTTAGTATTTCAGTTGCTTATGGCAACGGATAGGAGTGTGTATAATACGGCATTTTGCGCTAATATGCACAGTGCGTTCCACTCATGTATTTCCATGGCGCTCTAGTGGCGCTATAGTCACCAAGACATGGTGGGCGCGCCGGTATTCAAGAATCTCTCACAATGTGTCTGTGTGACACTAGTGGGATCTCCGCTGTATTGTAAAACGTTAGACAGGAAGTATCACGGTCTCCTTGGTtacctctgtgctgctccattaGCTGCCTGACACTGGAGTATGTGCAGACATTTCTCCACTGTATTAGAAAACATTAGACAGGAAGTATCACGGTCTCCTTGGTtacctctgtgctgctccattaGCTGCCTGACACTGGAGTATGTGCAGACATTTCTCCACTGTATTAGAAAACACTAGACAGGAAGTATCACGGTCTCCTTGGTTACCCCTGTGCTGCTCCATTAGCTGCCTGACGCTGGAGTATGTGCAGACATTTCTCCACTGTATTAGAAAACACTAGACAGGAAGTATCACGGTCTCCTTGGTtacctctgtgctgctccattaGCTGCCTGACGCTGGAGCATGCGCAGACAGAGCACAGTGGGTAACAGATCACATGGCTCTGATTGAACCGTGCGGCTGGAAGCAGCAACACAGCTGAGGCTGGTAAGGACATTTTTCCATGTATATTTAAGTGGCACATATTTTGCTATGagattacccctgatgaagccgcccagtgcaggtggcgacacgcgttgggtctctctCTAACCCACATTATGACCCACTCTGGAGGCTATTTCGGTTCTGGCTCTGCATGCCTTTAGGCAGTATTTTCACTGCCTTACCCTACAGGTTGCTTATATTTGCTTTGAATGGTCTGTATTATATCTTGACTGGTAGGTTATATTGGCTTGGTTATTACTGCCTTCAGGCAGTCTTCATTTTCAACTGTTATCCCATGTTGTGCACAGTCCACATGTTGCTCCTCTGGGCACTCTTACTGGCCATTTGTGGTTAACACTACTGTGGCCTCTCTACTTGTTCATAGTTTAACCCCATGAACCAGCTGTCCTTGCATGTACCTGCTCTGTATTACTAGGCATTACTAGTGCAGTGGGGTTCTTTACTTTGTATTACGTTACAGAGACATACAAGCTggggtttgtttcacaggcagtttggtgttatatacactgggttttatggtgtgtttttttcatctgccATTTATGCCTTATTTAACTGCATTTTGTCCAGGGGAGAGCCTTGCATAGGGTCTAGTTACTCTCCAGCTGGGCCGTTCTGGCCATTAACAGAGTATTTTACCATCCTATTGTAGTGTGGAGTCATTTGTGGGTTATTTGCCTTATCAGGGGCGATGGTGTATtattatatatgtttttaaatgtttttaactgtgttttgtcctttgtatgtgtcacttaataaagttgtgtttatACATTTCTGCCTCATCTGTATTATGGTGATCCCCTGTGATAGGGCCTTGTCTCTCTTTTGTTAGTAAAGCTTATCTCTTTTTAGGCCCTGGTGGTATCCCATATACCGTGGTGCCCCCGTTTTGTCTTATTTAAacaatgattgatgctagtaaaaatattcaggggccctgtcctacatttacaccagttaatactttgcgccaactaccactgtctgcaagtctgcagaggagcccacccctgtacctaggtatgccacctgtttatttgtgaaaaaaaattttttgccaggcattaacctcactttattattttggcctactaactgtgtcagacactccttacagttgtcctccactgaacaaagctaggctccttgcgtactcctgtaacctatttttaactgcattttgcctattactttt contains:
- the LOC143768226 gene encoding uncharacterized protein LOC143768226; the encoded protein is MEQHRGTLEECQDFVNTLNDNPWNIRLTSQYSQGDIEFLDLKLSVMETRIVTTLYRKPTATNSLLHFTSFHPQHLKRGIPKGQFYRVKRNCSRVGDFEEHSRELTTRFRERGYPHKITTKAYFNCKSRNLVYALICPCRKVYVGQTTQELRKRTQQHFSNVRTARADKAKGKTLTSVAAHYLAEHDSQLVDTRILGLEGVRTNIRGGNVTLELLRRESKWIFQLNCLTPLGLNEDLLFTGFYKQI